One stretch of Euphorbia lathyris chromosome 7, ddEupLath1.1, whole genome shotgun sequence DNA includes these proteins:
- the LOC136200714 gene encoding uncharacterized protein isoform X2, which translates to MRRKCRIWWPKYLSLNEPTSTHFLFGWFISSSSASIDFVVGFTCNEVSLSRCQSGLQEILRCIDGKMPVCLQDKSMFSILGQGKMLNLGMQEGNREKSCTDGISTVGNMQDVFGESYGGKSCECDTLDGLVIPRCDASAKGDYWIQLVYYCHKDYGRDVCWLPKLDHIHWNGVIVTQFDVHVIVYETPVYGSHHFSLNSWSPEQFRAPSKKPKWVDELDSKQPQFGLETVIMCINSAAAAKIAMEKHMDSDRASATFSIIYLCLDIMWHIFAISIASVSTLFYLTLQFFYIFTNLGSRTKIYVMLARTFRNTWTNIQIRCCQILYWPIFLQDNGLRSQSCVKYAEPAALHRHSMWLSVTVDLLLGNVLGLSVLYNADSVCSWISTFANDVTNELLRSGCVWLMGVPAGFKLNTELAGVLGMISLNAIQIWSTLWVFVSFLFVYFIKGLAIVGITFGATIPAALVIDTIAVATLHVSSLHCAMSLIYSQQIQALAALWRLFRGRKWNPLRKRLDSYNYTVKQHIVGSLLFTPLLLLLPTTSVFYIFYTILDSAITFICILIEVTISMIHGTPYIKIFLWLVRRRRFPSGIWLEILSCKSDPLEFVCFDKMSSSSESSIIVSLLHSNFLSIGQVVLPHYKKIFCGVSGFVTASAYGALTGKRPAFKNPMDGYPRQRVLAYLL; encoded by the exons atgagaaggaagtgtaGGATTTGGTGGCCTAAGTACCTTTCGTTAAATGAACCAACTTCTACACATTTCTTATTTGGTTGGTTCATTTCTAGCTCGTCTGCATCTATTGATTTTGTTGTAGGATTCACTTGCAATGAGGTTTCTCTTTCCCGCTGCCAATCTGGGCTCCAG gaGATCCTTCGCTGCATTGATGGAAAAATGCCTGTATGTCTGCAAGATAAGTCAATGTTCTCTATTCTAGGTCAGGGAAAAATGTTAAATCTTGGAATGCAAGAAGGCAACAGGGAAAAGTCCTGTACCGATGGAATTTCTACTGTGGGAAACATGCAAGATGTATTCGGAGAAAGTTATGGAGGAAAAAGCTGTGAATGTGATACACTTGATGGATTAGTGATTCCAAGATGTGATGCTTCTGCTAAAGGTGATTACTGGATCCAGCTGGTGTATTATTGTCATAAAGATTATGGTAGAGATGTATGTTGGCTTCCTAAATTGGATCACATTCACTGGAATGGGGTTATTGTAACCCAATTCGATGTCCAC GTAATAGTATATGAAACTCCTGTATATGGCTCGCATCATTTTTCACTAAATTCTTGGAGTCCTGAGCAATTTAGAGCTCCTTCGAAGAAACCCAAATGGGTTGATGAACTTGATTCCAAGCAGCCTCAGTTTGGTTTG GAGACAGTCATTATGTGTATCAACAGTGCTGCTGCAGCTAAAATAGCTATGGAGAAACACATGGACTCTGACAGAGCTTCTGCAACCTTTTCAATAATCTACTT GTGTCTTGATATTATGTGGCATATATTTGCCATTTCAATCGCATCAGTTTCCACTCTATTCTATCtcactcttcaatttttttatatcttTACAAATCTTGGATCAAGAACAAAGATTTATGTTATGTTAGCAAGGACATTTCGAAATACATGGACAAATATCCAAATCCGATGTTGTCAGATCTTATATTGGCCAATTTTTCTTCAAGACAATGGACTGAG GTCACAATCATGTGTCAAATATGCTGAGCCTGCTGCATTACATAGGCATTCCATGTGGTTGAGCGTAACTGTTGATCTTCTTTTGGGGAATGTGCTCGGCCTTTCAGTTTTATATAATGCAGATTCAGTTTGCTCATGGATTTCAACCTTCGCTAATGATGTTACAAATGAGTTGTTGCGTTCGGGTTGTGTGTGGTTGATGGGTGTACCAGCAGGTTTCAAGTTGAATACAGAACTTGCAGGAGTTCTGGGCATGATTTCTCTGAATGCCATACAAATTTGGTCTACGCTGTGGGTTTTTGTTAGTTTCctttttgtttatttcattAAAGGTCTTGCTATAGTAGGAATCACTTTTGGGGCGACCATTCCTGCTGCTTTGGTTATCGACACCATTGCTGTTGCAACATTGCACGTGTCATCTCTTCATTGTGCAATGTCACTCATATATTCACAGCAGATTCAAGCATTAGCTGCTCTGTGGCGACTTTTCAG GGGCCGAAAGTGGAATCCTTTACGCAAGAGATTGGATAGCTATAACTACACGGTTAAACAACATATTGTTGGATCCCTTCTGTTCACACCGCTTTTACTTTTGTTACCTACAACTtctgttttttatattttctatacCATTTTGGATTCAGCCATCACATTCATTTGTATATTAATTGAAGTCACTATATCAATGATCCATGGTACACCGTACATAAAAATCTTCCTTTGGCTTGTAAGACGAAGAAGATTTCCGTCTGGGATATGGTTGGAAATTTTATCATGTAAAAGTGATCCTCTGGAGTTTGTATGCTTTGACAAAATGAGCTCATCATCTGAATCTAGTATAATAGTTTCACTTCTCCACAGCAACTTCTTGAGCATAG GACAAGTAGTCTTAcctcactacaagaaaattttCTGCGGGGTTTCTGGTTTTGTCACTGCATCAGCTTATGGAGCTCTTACTGGTAAAAG GCCTGCCTTCAAAAATCCCATGGATGGTTATCCCAGGCAGAGAGTATTGGCTTATCTGCTATAA
- the LOC136200714 gene encoding N-acetylglucosaminyl-phosphatidylinositol biosynthetic protein gpi1-like isoform X3 translates to MLNLGMQEGNREKSCTDGISTVGNMQDVFGESYGGKSCECDTLDGLVIPRCDASAKGDYWIQLVYYCHKDYGRDVCWLPKLDHIHWNGVIVTQFDVHVIVYETPVYGSHHFSLNSWSPEQFRAPSKKPKWVDELDSKQPQFGLETVIMCINSAAAAKIAMEKHMDSDRASATFSIIYLCLDIMWHIFAISIASVSTLFYLTLQFFYIFTNLGSRTKIYVMLARTFRNTWTNIQIRCCQILYWPIFLQDNGLRSQSCVKYAEPAALHRHSMWLSVTVDLLLGNVLGLSVLYNADSVCSWISTFANDVTNELLRSGCVWLMGVPAGFKLNTELAGVLGMISLNAIQIWSTLWVFVSFLFVYFIKGLAIVGITFGATIPAALVIDTIAVATLHVSSLHCAMSLIYSQQIQALAALWRLFRGRKWNPLRKRLDSYNYTVKQHIVGSLLFTPLLLLLPTTSVFYIFYTILDSAITFICILIEVTISMIHGTPYIKIFLWLVRRRRFPSGIWLEILSCKSDPLEFVCFDKMSSSSESSIIVSLLHSNFLSIGQVVLPHYKKIFCGVSGFVTASAYGALTGKRTASSLGAGLPSKIPWMVIPGREYWLICYNSILACRLRSE, encoded by the exons ATGTTAAATCTTGGAATGCAAGAAGGCAACAGGGAAAAGTCCTGTACCGATGGAATTTCTACTGTGGGAAACATGCAAGATGTATTCGGAGAAAGTTATGGAGGAAAAAGCTGTGAATGTGATACACTTGATGGATTAGTGATTCCAAGATGTGATGCTTCTGCTAAAGGTGATTACTGGATCCAGCTGGTGTATTATTGTCATAAAGATTATGGTAGAGATGTATGTTGGCTTCCTAAATTGGATCACATTCACTGGAATGGGGTTATTGTAACCCAATTCGATGTCCAC GTAATAGTATATGAAACTCCTGTATATGGCTCGCATCATTTTTCACTAAATTCTTGGAGTCCTGAGCAATTTAGAGCTCCTTCGAAGAAACCCAAATGGGTTGATGAACTTGATTCCAAGCAGCCTCAGTTTGGTTTG GAGACAGTCATTATGTGTATCAACAGTGCTGCTGCAGCTAAAATAGCTATGGAGAAACACATGGACTCTGACAGAGCTTCTGCAACCTTTTCAATAATCTACTT GTGTCTTGATATTATGTGGCATATATTTGCCATTTCAATCGCATCAGTTTCCACTCTATTCTATCtcactcttcaatttttttatatcttTACAAATCTTGGATCAAGAACAAAGATTTATGTTATGTTAGCAAGGACATTTCGAAATACATGGACAAATATCCAAATCCGATGTTGTCAGATCTTATATTGGCCAATTTTTCTTCAAGACAATGGACTGAG GTCACAATCATGTGTCAAATATGCTGAGCCTGCTGCATTACATAGGCATTCCATGTGGTTGAGCGTAACTGTTGATCTTCTTTTGGGGAATGTGCTCGGCCTTTCAGTTTTATATAATGCAGATTCAGTTTGCTCATGGATTTCAACCTTCGCTAATGATGTTACAAATGAGTTGTTGCGTTCGGGTTGTGTGTGGTTGATGGGTGTACCAGCAGGTTTCAAGTTGAATACAGAACTTGCAGGAGTTCTGGGCATGATTTCTCTGAATGCCATACAAATTTGGTCTACGCTGTGGGTTTTTGTTAGTTTCctttttgtttatttcattAAAGGTCTTGCTATAGTAGGAATCACTTTTGGGGCGACCATTCCTGCTGCTTTGGTTATCGACACCATTGCTGTTGCAACATTGCACGTGTCATCTCTTCATTGTGCAATGTCACTCATATATTCACAGCAGATTCAAGCATTAGCTGCTCTGTGGCGACTTTTCAG GGGCCGAAAGTGGAATCCTTTACGCAAGAGATTGGATAGCTATAACTACACGGTTAAACAACATATTGTTGGATCCCTTCTGTTCACACCGCTTTTACTTTTGTTACCTACAACTtctgttttttatattttctatacCATTTTGGATTCAGCCATCACATTCATTTGTATATTAATTGAAGTCACTATATCAATGATCCATGGTACACCGTACATAAAAATCTTCCTTTGGCTTGTAAGACGAAGAAGATTTCCGTCTGGGATATGGTTGGAAATTTTATCATGTAAAAGTGATCCTCTGGAGTTTGTATGCTTTGACAAAATGAGCTCATCATCTGAATCTAGTATAATAGTTTCACTTCTCCACAGCAACTTCTTGAGCATAG GACAAGTAGTCTTAcctcactacaagaaaattttCTGCGGGGTTTCTGGTTTTGTCACTGCATCAGCTTATGGAGCTCTTACTGGTAAAAG AACCGCATCGTCTCTGGGCGCAGGCCTGCCTTCAAAAATCCCATGGATGGTTATCCCAGGCAGAGAGTATTGGCTTATCTGCTATAATTCCATTCTCGCATGCAGATTAAGGAGCGAGTAG
- the LOC136200714 gene encoding N-acetylglucosaminyl-phosphatidylinositol biosynthetic protein gpi1-like isoform X4, translating into MSTYVIVYETPVYGSHHFSLNSWSPEQFRAPSKKPKWVDELDSKQPQFGLETVIMCINSAAAAKIAMEKHMDSDRASATFSIIYLCLDIMWHIFAISIASVSTLFYLTLQFFYIFTNLGSRTKIYVMLARTFRNTWTNIQIRCCQILYWPIFLQDNGLRSQSCVKYAEPAALHRHSMWLSVTVDLLLGNVLGLSVLYNADSVCSWISTFANDVTNELLRSGCVWLMGVPAGFKLNTELAGVLGMISLNAIQIWSTLWVFVSFLFVYFIKGLAIVGITFGATIPAALVIDTIAVATLHVSSLHCAMSLIYSQQIQALAALWRLFRGRKWNPLRKRLDSYNYTVKQHIVGSLLFTPLLLLLPTTSVFYIFYTILDSAITFICILIEVTISMIHGTPYIKIFLWLVRRRRFPSGIWLEILSCKSDPLEFVCFDKMSSSSESSIIVSLLHSNFLSIGQVVLPHYKKIFCGVSGFVTASAYGALTGKRTASSLGAGLPSKIPWMVIPGREYWLICYNSILACRLRSE; encoded by the exons ATGTCCACGTAT GTAATAGTATATGAAACTCCTGTATATGGCTCGCATCATTTTTCACTAAATTCTTGGAGTCCTGAGCAATTTAGAGCTCCTTCGAAGAAACCCAAATGGGTTGATGAACTTGATTCCAAGCAGCCTCAGTTTGGTTTG GAGACAGTCATTATGTGTATCAACAGTGCTGCTGCAGCTAAAATAGCTATGGAGAAACACATGGACTCTGACAGAGCTTCTGCAACCTTTTCAATAATCTACTT GTGTCTTGATATTATGTGGCATATATTTGCCATTTCAATCGCATCAGTTTCCACTCTATTCTATCtcactcttcaatttttttatatcttTACAAATCTTGGATCAAGAACAAAGATTTATGTTATGTTAGCAAGGACATTTCGAAATACATGGACAAATATCCAAATCCGATGTTGTCAGATCTTATATTGGCCAATTTTTCTTCAAGACAATGGACTGAG GTCACAATCATGTGTCAAATATGCTGAGCCTGCTGCATTACATAGGCATTCCATGTGGTTGAGCGTAACTGTTGATCTTCTTTTGGGGAATGTGCTCGGCCTTTCAGTTTTATATAATGCAGATTCAGTTTGCTCATGGATTTCAACCTTCGCTAATGATGTTACAAATGAGTTGTTGCGTTCGGGTTGTGTGTGGTTGATGGGTGTACCAGCAGGTTTCAAGTTGAATACAGAACTTGCAGGAGTTCTGGGCATGATTTCTCTGAATGCCATACAAATTTGGTCTACGCTGTGGGTTTTTGTTAGTTTCctttttgtttatttcattAAAGGTCTTGCTATAGTAGGAATCACTTTTGGGGCGACCATTCCTGCTGCTTTGGTTATCGACACCATTGCTGTTGCAACATTGCACGTGTCATCTCTTCATTGTGCAATGTCACTCATATATTCACAGCAGATTCAAGCATTAGCTGCTCTGTGGCGACTTTTCAG GGGCCGAAAGTGGAATCCTTTACGCAAGAGATTGGATAGCTATAACTACACGGTTAAACAACATATTGTTGGATCCCTTCTGTTCACACCGCTTTTACTTTTGTTACCTACAACTtctgttttttatattttctatacCATTTTGGATTCAGCCATCACATTCATTTGTATATTAATTGAAGTCACTATATCAATGATCCATGGTACACCGTACATAAAAATCTTCCTTTGGCTTGTAAGACGAAGAAGATTTCCGTCTGGGATATGGTTGGAAATTTTATCATGTAAAAGTGATCCTCTGGAGTTTGTATGCTTTGACAAAATGAGCTCATCATCTGAATCTAGTATAATAGTTTCACTTCTCCACAGCAACTTCTTGAGCATAG GACAAGTAGTCTTAcctcactacaagaaaattttCTGCGGGGTTTCTGGTTTTGTCACTGCATCAGCTTATGGAGCTCTTACTGGTAAAAG AACCGCATCGTCTCTGGGCGCAGGCCTGCCTTCAAAAATCCCATGGATGGTTATCCCAGGCAGAGAGTATTGGCTTATCTGCTATAATTCCATTCTCGCATGCAGATTAAGGAGCGAGTAG
- the LOC136234724 gene encoding U11/U12 small nuclear ribonucleoprotein 25 kDa protein produces the protein MMESSSKGEEDEVRYNSNNVKKVKLQSTLAALLDDPILADVPNKPTLSDVHILISLELGSAMRISILKLDGTSFDLALMNSATVKDLKLAIKNKVNEMEQSKMGHRHISWKHVWANYALSCQNQKLLDDSSALQDYGVRNASQVQFVPFVMSKGSRRHSKRRKHRFFHGFNNRAYGPNPNP, from the exons ATGATGGAATCCAGTtcaaaaggagaagaagatgaagttagGTATAACAGCAACAATGTAAAGAAGGTGAAACTACAGTCGACGCTCGCAGCACTCCTTGATGATCCTATTCTCGCCGATGTACCCAACAAACCAACTTTATCCGATGTTCATATTCTCATCAGCCTTGAATTGGGAAGTGCCATGCGAATTTCTATCCTCAAGCTCGACGGAACCTCTTTTG ATCTGGCGTTGATGAATTCGGCAACGGTTAAGGATTTGAAGCTCGCAATTAAGAACAAAGTGAACGAGATGGAGCAATCCAAGATGGGCCATCGCCACATTTCATG GAAGCACGTCTGGGCAAATTATGCCCTTTCCTGTCAAAATCAGAAGCTTCTTGACGACAGTTCTGCTCTTCAAGATTATGGCGTACGCAATGCTTCTCAG GTGCAGTTTGTGCCCTTCGTGATGTCTAAGGGTTCTCGAAGGCATTCCAAGCGGAGAAAACATCGATTCTTTCATGGATTTAACAATCGTGCATACGGACCGAATCCGAATCCATAA
- the LOC136200714 gene encoding uncharacterized protein isoform X1, whose amino-acid sequence MRRKCRIWWPKYLSLNEPTSTHFLFGWFISSSSASIDFVVGFTCNEVSLSRCQSGLQEILRCIDGKMPVCLQDKSMFSILGQGKMLNLGMQEGNREKSCTDGISTVGNMQDVFGESYGGKSCECDTLDGLVIPRCDASAKGDYWIQLVYYCHKDYGRDVCWLPKLDHIHWNGVIVTQFDVHVIVYETPVYGSHHFSLNSWSPEQFRAPSKKPKWVDELDSKQPQFGLETVIMCINSAAAAKIAMEKHMDSDRASATFSIIYLCLDIMWHIFAISIASVSTLFYLTLQFFYIFTNLGSRTKIYVMLARTFRNTWTNIQIRCCQILYWPIFLQDNGLRSQSCVKYAEPAALHRHSMWLSVTVDLLLGNVLGLSVLYNADSVCSWISTFANDVTNELLRSGCVWLMGVPAGFKLNTELAGVLGMISLNAIQIWSTLWVFVSFLFVYFIKGLAIVGITFGATIPAALVIDTIAVATLHVSSLHCAMSLIYSQQIQALAALWRLFRGRKWNPLRKRLDSYNYTVKQHIVGSLLFTPLLLLLPTTSVFYIFYTILDSAITFICILIEVTISMIHGTPYIKIFLWLVRRRRFPSGIWLEILSCKSDPLEFVCFDKMSSSSESSIIVSLLHSNFLSIGQVVLPHYKKIFCGVSGFVTASAYGALTGKRTASSLGAGLPSKIPWMVIPGREYWLICYNSILACRLRSE is encoded by the exons atgagaaggaagtgtaGGATTTGGTGGCCTAAGTACCTTTCGTTAAATGAACCAACTTCTACACATTTCTTATTTGGTTGGTTCATTTCTAGCTCGTCTGCATCTATTGATTTTGTTGTAGGATTCACTTGCAATGAGGTTTCTCTTTCCCGCTGCCAATCTGGGCTCCAG gaGATCCTTCGCTGCATTGATGGAAAAATGCCTGTATGTCTGCAAGATAAGTCAATGTTCTCTATTCTAGGTCAGGGAAAAATGTTAAATCTTGGAATGCAAGAAGGCAACAGGGAAAAGTCCTGTACCGATGGAATTTCTACTGTGGGAAACATGCAAGATGTATTCGGAGAAAGTTATGGAGGAAAAAGCTGTGAATGTGATACACTTGATGGATTAGTGATTCCAAGATGTGATGCTTCTGCTAAAGGTGATTACTGGATCCAGCTGGTGTATTATTGTCATAAAGATTATGGTAGAGATGTATGTTGGCTTCCTAAATTGGATCACATTCACTGGAATGGGGTTATTGTAACCCAATTCGATGTCCAC GTAATAGTATATGAAACTCCTGTATATGGCTCGCATCATTTTTCACTAAATTCTTGGAGTCCTGAGCAATTTAGAGCTCCTTCGAAGAAACCCAAATGGGTTGATGAACTTGATTCCAAGCAGCCTCAGTTTGGTTTG GAGACAGTCATTATGTGTATCAACAGTGCTGCTGCAGCTAAAATAGCTATGGAGAAACACATGGACTCTGACAGAGCTTCTGCAACCTTTTCAATAATCTACTT GTGTCTTGATATTATGTGGCATATATTTGCCATTTCAATCGCATCAGTTTCCACTCTATTCTATCtcactcttcaatttttttatatcttTACAAATCTTGGATCAAGAACAAAGATTTATGTTATGTTAGCAAGGACATTTCGAAATACATGGACAAATATCCAAATCCGATGTTGTCAGATCTTATATTGGCCAATTTTTCTTCAAGACAATGGACTGAG GTCACAATCATGTGTCAAATATGCTGAGCCTGCTGCATTACATAGGCATTCCATGTGGTTGAGCGTAACTGTTGATCTTCTTTTGGGGAATGTGCTCGGCCTTTCAGTTTTATATAATGCAGATTCAGTTTGCTCATGGATTTCAACCTTCGCTAATGATGTTACAAATGAGTTGTTGCGTTCGGGTTGTGTGTGGTTGATGGGTGTACCAGCAGGTTTCAAGTTGAATACAGAACTTGCAGGAGTTCTGGGCATGATTTCTCTGAATGCCATACAAATTTGGTCTACGCTGTGGGTTTTTGTTAGTTTCctttttgtttatttcattAAAGGTCTTGCTATAGTAGGAATCACTTTTGGGGCGACCATTCCTGCTGCTTTGGTTATCGACACCATTGCTGTTGCAACATTGCACGTGTCATCTCTTCATTGTGCAATGTCACTCATATATTCACAGCAGATTCAAGCATTAGCTGCTCTGTGGCGACTTTTCAG GGGCCGAAAGTGGAATCCTTTACGCAAGAGATTGGATAGCTATAACTACACGGTTAAACAACATATTGTTGGATCCCTTCTGTTCACACCGCTTTTACTTTTGTTACCTACAACTtctgttttttatattttctatacCATTTTGGATTCAGCCATCACATTCATTTGTATATTAATTGAAGTCACTATATCAATGATCCATGGTACACCGTACATAAAAATCTTCCTTTGGCTTGTAAGACGAAGAAGATTTCCGTCTGGGATATGGTTGGAAATTTTATCATGTAAAAGTGATCCTCTGGAGTTTGTATGCTTTGACAAAATGAGCTCATCATCTGAATCTAGTATAATAGTTTCACTTCTCCACAGCAACTTCTTGAGCATAG GACAAGTAGTCTTAcctcactacaagaaaattttCTGCGGGGTTTCTGGTTTTGTCACTGCATCAGCTTATGGAGCTCTTACTGGTAAAAG AACCGCATCGTCTCTGGGCGCAGGCCTGCCTTCAAAAATCCCATGGATGGTTATCCCAGGCAGAGAGTATTGGCTTATCTGCTATAATTCCATTCTCGCATGCAGATTAAGGAGCGAGTAG